From Streptomyces sp. TLI_053, a single genomic window includes:
- a CDS encoding hexameric tyrosine-coordinated heme protein, giving the protein MNRVPDEALVLVPGNTLITSTPEEGRALALTLARHTVHNIQPDLDVLKGGRPNYSTDPDSIIAAAHTVAVEFQTIAAANNYWRP; this is encoded by the coding sequence ATGAACCGCGTACCCGACGAAGCCCTGGTCCTGGTCCCCGGCAACACCCTGATCACCAGCACCCCGGAGGAGGGCCGCGCCCTCGCCCTCACCCTGGCCCGCCACACCGTGCACAACATCCAGCCCGATCTCGACGTGCTCAAGGGCGGCCGGCCGAACTACTCCACCGACCCGGACAGCATCATCGCCGCCGCCCACACCGTCGCCGTCGAGTTCCAGACCATCGCCGCGGCCAACAACTACTGGCGCCCCTGA
- a CDS encoding Gfo/Idh/MocA family oxidoreductase, producing the protein MTQERSIAADGATDSAADSAADSAADSAADSAADGTAGTVLPAPRTPSPREAPALNWGVLAPGGIAAHFTETLRQHTGQRVVAVGSRDAARSRAFADRFGIPAAHGSYAELAGNDEVDIVYVASPHSAHFEHAMLAVEAGRHVLVEKAFTRNAREAEQLIEAARERGVFLMEAMWTRFLPHIDVVRQVLASGLLGEVHTVTADHGQRMDPDPAHRLFAPELAGGALLDLGVYPVSFASMVLGPFASVTAVGTKAFTGVDGQASIVVTGGSGAHGVLNTSLFARTPTSASISGTHARLEIDGPFYGAARVRLVGRENELLDTFVPPRDGGMSYQAAEAARCIAAGRLESELMPLAETLDIMRVLDGVRRDLGVVFPGE; encoded by the coding sequence ATGACGCAGGAACGGTCGATCGCCGCGGACGGCGCCACAGACAGCGCCGCGGACAGCGCCGCGGACAGCGCCGCGGACAGCGCCGCGGACAGCGCCGCGGACGGGACGGCGGGCACCGTGCTGCCTGCGCCCCGCACTCCCTCCCCCCGTGAAGCACCCGCCCTGAACTGGGGCGTGCTGGCGCCGGGCGGGATCGCGGCGCACTTCACCGAGACCCTGCGGCAGCACACCGGGCAGCGGGTCGTGGCGGTCGGCTCGCGCGACGCCGCGCGGTCCCGGGCGTTCGCCGACCGGTTCGGCATCCCCGCGGCGCACGGCAGTTACGCCGAGCTGGCCGGGAACGACGAGGTGGACATCGTCTACGTCGCGTCGCCGCACTCGGCCCATTTCGAGCACGCGATGCTCGCCGTCGAGGCGGGCCGGCACGTTCTCGTCGAGAAGGCGTTCACACGCAACGCCCGCGAGGCCGAGCAGTTGATCGAGGCGGCCCGCGAGCGCGGGGTGTTCCTGATGGAGGCGATGTGGACACGCTTCCTGCCGCACATCGACGTGGTCCGCCAGGTGCTGGCGTCCGGGCTGCTCGGCGAGGTGCACACCGTGACGGCCGACCACGGGCAGCGGATGGATCCCGACCCGGCGCACCGCCTGTTCGCCCCCGAGCTGGCGGGCGGCGCCCTCCTCGACCTCGGCGTGTATCCGGTCTCGTTCGCCTCGATGGTGCTCGGGCCGTTCGCCTCGGTCACGGCGGTGGGCACGAAGGCCTTCACCGGTGTCGACGGGCAGGCCTCGATCGTCGTCACCGGCGGCTCCGGCGCGCACGGGGTGCTGAACACCTCGCTCTTCGCCCGCACGCCGACCTCGGCGTCGATCTCGGGAACGCATGCCCGGCTGGAGATCGACGGCCCCTTCTACGGAGCCGCCCGGGTCCGGCTCGTCGGCCGGGAGAACGAGCTCCTCGACACCTTCGTCCCGCCGCGCGACGGGGGGATGAGCTACCAGGCGGCCGAGGCGGCCCGGTGCATCGCCGCGGGGCGGCTGGAGTCCGAGCTGATGCCGCTCGCCGAGACGCTGGACATCATGCGCGTCCTGGACGGCGTCCGCCGCGACCTGGGGGTCGTCTTCCCGGGCGAGTGA
- a CDS encoding ABC transporter permease codes for MRWRDLATEAVAGVLQRPARSALTALGTVLGVGTFVAVLGLTATATGQIGERFDRLAATEVTVEDTGGADPAMLPLAFTPDADERVRALNGVTGAGVHWPVRLPPGATVRAAPVGRDADGQPVQVVAASAGVLDAAGAHFAEGRGWDAFHDSRATQVAVLGQGVAARLGIATLETRPAVFVGDVPFTVVGIVADTDREADLLLSVLVPRSAAERVWGPPQEGRRATMLITTRIGAARQVADEAPYALRPDHPDYFKPVPPPDPRTLRNGVASDLSALFLLLAGICLVIGAVGIANTTLVAVMERTCEIGLRRALGARGRHVAGQFLAESAALGALGGLVGTGLGVVTVIVTSTTREWTPVVAPGTVAAAPAIGLATGLLAGLYPAWRAARVEPVEALRR; via the coding sequence ATGCGGTGGCGCGACCTGGCCACCGAAGCAGTCGCCGGCGTGCTGCAACGCCCGGCACGCTCCGCGCTGACCGCGCTGGGCACCGTGCTCGGCGTGGGCACGTTCGTCGCGGTTCTCGGTCTCACCGCCACCGCGACCGGGCAGATCGGCGAACGCTTCGACCGCCTGGCCGCGACCGAGGTGACCGTCGAGGACACCGGCGGGGCGGATCCCGCGATGCTGCCACTCGCGTTCACCCCGGATGCCGACGAGCGGGTACGCGCACTCAACGGCGTGACCGGCGCAGGAGTCCACTGGCCCGTTCGGCTGCCGCCCGGCGCGACCGTCCGTGCGGCCCCGGTCGGCCGGGACGCGGACGGCCAGCCCGTCCAGGTCGTCGCCGCCTCCGCCGGAGTCCTCGACGCCGCCGGCGCCCACTTCGCGGAAGGGCGCGGTTGGGACGCCTTCCACGACTCCCGGGCCACACAGGTCGCGGTCCTCGGCCAGGGCGTCGCCGCACGCCTCGGGATCGCCACTCTTGAGACCCGGCCCGCCGTCTTCGTCGGTGACGTCCCGTTCACCGTGGTCGGGATCGTCGCCGACACCGACCGCGAGGCGGACCTGCTGCTCTCCGTCCTGGTCCCGCGAAGCGCCGCGGAGCGGGTCTGGGGGCCGCCCCAGGAGGGCCGGCGCGCCACCATGCTCATCACCACCAGGATCGGCGCCGCCCGGCAGGTCGCCGACGAGGCCCCCTACGCGCTGCGCCCCGACCACCCCGACTACTTCAAACCGGTCCCACCACCGGATCCGCGCACCCTGCGTAACGGGGTCGCGTCCGACCTGAGCGCGCTCTTCCTCCTGCTGGCCGGCATCTGCCTGGTCATCGGCGCCGTCGGCATCGCCAACACCACCCTGGTCGCGGTCATGGAACGCACCTGCGAGATCGGCCTGCGGCGCGCCCTCGGCGCACGCGGACGGCACGTCGCGGGCCAGTTCCTCGCCGAGTCCGCGGCACTCGGCGCGCTCGGCGGGCTGGTGGGGACCGGCCTGGGCGTCGTCACGGTGATCGTGACCAGCACCACGCGCGAGTGGACACCCGTGGTCGCGCCGGGCACGGTCGCGGCGGCCCCCGCCATCGGGCTCGCCACCGGCCTGCTGGCCGGGCTCTATCCGGCCTGGCGCGCCGCCCGCGTCGAACCCGTCGAAGCCCTGCGGAGGTAG
- a CDS encoding ABC transporter ATP-binding protein gives MTPVLTFDGVGLTYPGPPPVLALRPADLVVERGEFVTVIGPSGSGKSTFLNVAGLLDRPTCGTYRLDGTDTGTLKDSARTAIRGARIGFVFQAFHLLPHRSAAENVELGMLYGAVPPTERSVRSRDALTRVGLAHRLHALPTTLSGGERQRVAIARALAPRPALLLCDEPTGNLDSATSSDVLALLDELNADGVTVLLITHDAAVARRGTRTLAIRDGVLSELAGSPG, from the coding sequence GTGACGCCGGTCCTCACTTTCGACGGCGTCGGCCTGACCTACCCGGGCCCACCTCCGGTTCTCGCCCTGCGTCCCGCCGATCTCGTGGTCGAGCGCGGCGAGTTCGTCACGGTGATCGGTCCCTCGGGGTCCGGCAAGTCCACGTTCCTCAACGTCGCCGGTCTGCTCGACCGGCCGACCTGCGGCACCTACCGGCTGGACGGGACCGACACCGGCACCCTCAAGGACAGTGCGCGCACCGCAATTCGGGGAGCCCGCATCGGGTTCGTGTTCCAGGCGTTCCACCTCCTGCCGCACCGCAGCGCGGCGGAGAACGTCGAACTGGGGATGCTCTACGGAGCGGTCCCCCCAACGGAGCGCAGCGTCCGCTCCCGCGATGCGCTGACACGCGTCGGACTGGCCCACCGCCTCCACGCCCTGCCCACCACACTTTCCGGCGGGGAACGACAGCGCGTCGCGATCGCCCGCGCACTGGCGCCCCGGCCCGCACTGCTGCTGTGCGACGAACCCACCGGCAACCTGGACAGCGCCACCTCGTCGGACGTCCTCGCGCTGTTGGACGAGCTCAACGCGGACGGCGTCACCGTGCTGCTGATCACCCACGACGCCGCGGTCGCCCGGCGCGGCACCCGCACCCTGGCCATCCGCGACGGCGTCCTGTCCGAACTCGCCGGATCACCCGGATGA
- a CDS encoding DUF1622 domain-containing protein, translating to MDDFLSESTLHDIVDLFVRLVEFAGALIIFVGALWAFVRFVLFWFRPSRPAAPEPGPLWDFTRIRLGMGRFLVLGLEFQLAGDILRTAVAPTFTEIGQLGAIAAIRTALNYFLGKELREERAEIERSAAGPVAARTTEG from the coding sequence ATGGACGACTTCCTGTCCGAGTCGACGCTGCACGACATCGTCGACCTGTTCGTTCGCCTGGTCGAGTTCGCGGGCGCGCTGATCATCTTCGTCGGCGCGCTGTGGGCGTTCGTCCGCTTCGTCCTCTTCTGGTTCCGGCCGTCCCGGCCCGCCGCCCCCGAGCCAGGACCGCTCTGGGACTTCACCCGGATCCGGCTGGGCATGGGGCGTTTCCTCGTCCTGGGGCTGGAGTTCCAGCTGGCCGGCGACATCCTGCGGACGGCCGTCGCGCCGACGTTCACCGAGATCGGACAGCTCGGCGCCATCGCCGCGATCCGCACGGCACTGAACTACTTCCTCGGCAAGGAGCTCCGGGAGGAACGCGCCGAGATCGAACGCTCCGCCGCCGGTCCCGTCGCCGCCCGGACCACCGAGGGATGA
- a CDS encoding alpha/beta hydrolase, whose translation MSTCTDGGRPVTAIGFLLTDELSGGEHSGPSTIDSTGGQPTRANDLQEAAKGASKGTNQKVSVISWLGYDAPEVPVVQAPNLAVGSTSRATDGAEALRQFTQGTRAAQGDHPSHLSVFGHSYGTTLVGAAAAGGAGLGADEIVAVASPGMTVERADQLHIDPSHFWTGRAADDNIALAAGLTLGEDPIEDNFGGQRFEVDTSGHSGYWDDGSHSLANQGRIIVGKPPGTVPRIARHVTGSPVTTGPGRPRPDRSVLTLVPAARNSTVPFPLPRLAARPTVARRLAVAALALCLPLILGGCMSTSGPNDPLPVKARQEVQDWAQHMTEYMAQSAGLALDAGSAEPFFNDCVGKNDEVAQDGRYKMAYAVYSSAPVEQHPEAVRKVRAMLEQQGFKIDGYRETTDGKVDTVLDASQASSRYLITVETTTGGLLLFQVRTPCLMPPATSGPSS comes from the coding sequence ATGAGTACTTGTACGGATGGGGGTCGGCCGGTCACCGCAATAGGCTTTCTGCTGACTGATGAGCTGTCGGGAGGGGAACACAGTGGGCCATCGACGATCGACAGCACAGGGGGCCAGCCCACGCGTGCCAATGACCTTCAGGAGGCCGCGAAAGGGGCGTCGAAGGGGACCAACCAGAAGGTGTCGGTGATCTCGTGGCTCGGCTACGACGCTCCCGAGGTCCCGGTCGTGCAGGCGCCGAACCTTGCGGTCGGCTCGACCAGCAGGGCCACGGACGGGGCGGAGGCGCTTCGCCAGTTCACCCAGGGCACCCGGGCCGCCCAGGGCGACCACCCCAGTCACCTCTCGGTGTTCGGCCACAGCTACGGAACGACGCTCGTCGGTGCGGCTGCCGCCGGCGGGGCGGGACTGGGCGCCGATGAGATCGTCGCTGTTGCGAGCCCTGGCATGACCGTTGAGCGTGCCGACCAGCTGCACATCGACCCGAGCCACTTCTGGACCGGCCGGGCGGCGGACGACAATATTGCGCTGGCTGCGGGACTCACCCTCGGCGAGGACCCGATAGAGGACAACTTCGGCGGGCAGCGATTCGAGGTCGACACCTCCGGGCACAGCGGCTACTGGGACGACGGCAGCCACAGCCTCGCCAATCAGGGCCGCATCATCGTCGGGAAACCGCCGGGCACGGTTCCCCGGATAGCCCGTCACGTCACCGGGTCCCCTGTGACCACCGGGCCGGGCCGGCCGCGGCCCGACCGTTCGGTCCTCACTCTCGTTCCAGCCGCAAGGAATTCCACCGTGCCGTTCCCCCTGCCACGCCTCGCCGCCCGCCCCACCGTTGCGCGGCGCCTCGCTGTCGCCGCGCTGGCCCTCTGCCTGCCCCTGATCCTCGGAGGATGCATGTCCACGTCCGGTCCCAACGATCCGCTGCCGGTCAAGGCCCGCCAGGAGGTCCAGGACTGGGCCCAGCACATGACGGAGTACATGGCGCAGAGCGCCGGCCTCGCCCTCGACGCCGGCAGCGCCGAACCGTTCTTCAACGACTGCGTCGGCAAGAACGACGAGGTCGCCCAGGACGGCCGGTACAAGATGGCGTACGCGGTGTACAGTTCCGCCCCGGTCGAGCAGCACCCCGAGGCAGTCCGCAAGGTCCGCGCGATGCTCGAACAGCAGGGATTCAAGATCGACGGCTACCGGGAGACCACGGACGGCAAGGTGGACACGGT
- a CDS encoding DUF4265 domain-containing protein encodes MMDELDVGADTHIRLLAGRNSAGRPVLEVLPARVLGERSFELSGSPGLVLGCAAGDVLRIADDGTFEVTERGANVCIQAYRGGPFSSEDLADLQAGLVPLDGLAEAPADGRFIVATVARQVGLPAVERVMNDWAAGVDNTEWWFGTAD; translated from the coding sequence ATGATGGACGAGCTCGACGTCGGTGCCGACACCCACATACGGCTGCTGGCGGGCCGCAACAGTGCTGGGCGGCCTGTTCTCGAGGTACTTCCTGCCCGGGTGCTCGGAGAGCGGTCGTTCGAGTTGAGCGGAAGCCCTGGACTGGTACTCGGATGCGCTGCCGGAGACGTGCTGCGGATCGCCGACGACGGGACGTTCGAGGTGACCGAGCGCGGGGCCAATGTCTGCATCCAGGCCTACCGTGGAGGCCCCTTCTCGTCGGAGGACCTGGCAGACCTGCAGGCCGGCCTCGTCCCTCTGGACGGGCTGGCCGAGGCACCGGCGGACGGGCGGTTCATCGTGGCGACGGTTGCCCGGCAGGTCGGACTCCCTGCCGTCGAGCGGGTCATGAACGACTGGGCGGCCGGCGTGGACAACACCGAATGGTGGTTCGGCACCGCGGACTGA